One Danio aesculapii chromosome 22, fDanAes4.1, whole genome shotgun sequence genomic window carries:
- the LOC130216381 gene encoding nuclear factor interleukin-3-regulated protein-like, translated as MESAFSQIRWDHEGESEEMSLRAMGLRRKREFIPEDKKDAMYWEKRRKNNEAAKRSREKRRVSDYMLETRLVSLSEENARLRAELLALKLRCGMLNPGTPYSPSQRALSQLHALAPQPLVSCPDKDLSWGRRQDRETSNLSGIQQSPICLGTHPGSAFLPTHPMAMRRNHPYFLDFSSVHSPTATPLLFPPHLSPPTTTWAGRPLLQPGNHRILSDEEGEQQVPADSSSALPHKLRLKTQTSQFKDNGAKSTSPIPVYLSD; from the coding sequence ATGGAGTCTGCTTTCTCACAAATAAGGTGGGACCATGAGGGAGAGTCTGAAGAAATGTCTCTGCGAGCTATGGGATTGCGCCGCAAACGGGAATTCATTCCCGAGGACAAGAAGGATGCCATGTACTGGGAGAAACGCCGCAAGAACAATGAAGCGGCAAAGCGCTCGAGGGAGAAACGAAGGGTCAGTGACTACATGTTAGAGACTCGATTGGTTTCTCTGAGTGAGGAAAATGCTCGTCTACGAGCCGAGCTGTTGGCACTGAAGCTTCGATGTGGTATGCTCAACCCTGGGACCCCCTACTCTCCATCTCAAAGGGCTCTATCTCAGCTTCACGCTTTGGCACCACAACCTCTGGTTTCCTGCCCAGACAAAGacctctcttggggcagaagacaagACAGAGAGACTTCCAATCTGTCAGGGATCCAACAGTCACCCATCTGTCTAGGTACTCATCCAGGATCAGCATTCCTGCCCACACACCCAATGGCCATGCGAAGAAATCACCCCTATTTCCTAGACTTTTCAAGTGTCCATTCTCCTACAGCCACACCTCTACTCTTTCCTCCGCACCTCAGCCCACCAACCACCACATGGGCAGGACGGCCTTTGCTTCAGCCTGGGAACCACAGGATCTTGTCAGATGAGGAGGGTGAGCAGCAGGTACCTGCAGATTCCAGTTCTGCACTGCCTCATAAACTGAGACTGAAGACGCAAACCTCACAGTTCAAGGACAATGGAGCCAAATCGACATCTCCCATCCCAGTGTACTTGTCAGATTGA